The Catenuloplanes niger genome includes a window with the following:
- a CDS encoding Rid family hydrolase has translation MTVTLINPAGLPEIPVYHQVSVATGSRFVHVAGQVSWDAEGTNIAVGDLAGQVEQAYLNVATALAAAGATFDDVVKLVVHVVDWTPDKMPLLLDGIARATARLGVTATPPASLFGITTLDVPEHLVEVEATAITG, from the coding sequence ATGACCGTCACCCTGATCAACCCGGCCGGCCTGCCGGAGATCCCCGTCTACCACCAGGTCTCCGTGGCGACCGGCTCCCGCTTCGTCCACGTCGCCGGCCAGGTCTCCTGGGACGCCGAGGGCACGAACATCGCGGTCGGTGACCTGGCCGGCCAGGTCGAGCAGGCCTACCTCAACGTCGCGACCGCGCTCGCCGCGGCCGGCGCCACCTTCGACGACGTCGTCAAGCTCGTCGTGCACGTCGTCGACTGGACCCCGGACAAGATGCCGCTGCTGCTCGACGGCATCGCCCGGGCCACCGCCCGCCTCGGCGTCACCGCCACCCCACCGGCGTCGCTGTTCGGCATCACCACGCTCGACGTCCCCGAACACCTGGTCGAGGTCGAGGCCACCGCCATCACCGGCTGA
- a CDS encoding NAD-dependent epimerase/dehydratase family protein, producing the protein MTGASGNIGSAVVEWLSGRPEIRDVTGIARRVPADRRGIDWRAVDVGAPGAADALTEAFAGADAVVHLAWHIVAGHDRAAQARTNLTGSRAVLTALHRARVPHLVHLSSAAVYSRGDDDTRVAEDWPRRGVPGSTYSQDKVAVEDLLDRLERDRPRLRVARIRPLAVIQPGAARDLARLALGRSAPLAPLIGRLPVLPLPSATITQVVAAQDVADLVGRVLLARATGAFNVTDEPAMRAAVLARLMGGRHVPIPRSALRRLLDVAWRLRLQPLDPSWADLLIDSPLLDCTRARTELGWRPGHDGRLTLLATRRAVRTATPRSAGYQKVP; encoded by the coding sequence GTGACGGGTGCGAGTGGCAACATCGGGTCCGCGGTGGTGGAGTGGCTCTCCGGCCGGCCGGAGATCCGTGACGTGACCGGCATCGCCCGGCGCGTCCCGGCGGACCGGCGCGGCATCGACTGGCGCGCGGTGGACGTGGGCGCGCCCGGCGCGGCCGACGCGCTGACCGAGGCGTTCGCCGGCGCGGACGCGGTCGTCCACCTCGCCTGGCACATCGTGGCCGGGCACGACCGGGCGGCCCAGGCCCGCACGAACCTGACCGGGTCGCGGGCGGTGCTCACCGCGCTGCACCGCGCCCGGGTCCCGCACCTGGTCCACCTGTCGTCCGCCGCGGTCTACTCGCGCGGCGACGACGACACCCGGGTCGCCGAGGACTGGCCTCGGCGCGGCGTGCCCGGCTCCACGTACAGCCAGGACAAGGTCGCGGTCGAGGATCTGCTGGACCGCCTCGAACGGGACCGGCCGCGCCTGCGCGTGGCCCGCATCCGGCCGCTCGCGGTCATCCAGCCCGGCGCGGCGCGCGACCTGGCCCGCCTCGCGCTGGGCCGGTCCGCCCCGCTGGCCCCGCTGATCGGCCGGCTCCCGGTCCTGCCGCTGCCGTCCGCGACGATCACCCAGGTGGTGGCCGCCCAGGACGTCGCGGACCTGGTCGGGCGGGTGCTGCTGGCGCGCGCCACCGGCGCGTTCAACGTGACCGACGAGCCGGCGATGCGCGCCGCCGTACTGGCCCGGCTGATGGGCGGCCGGCACGTCCCGATCCCGCGTTCGGCACTGCGGCGGCTGCTCGACGTGGCCTGGCGCCTGCGCCTGCAACCGCTCGACCCGTCCTGGGCCGACCTGCTGATCGACAGCCCGCTGCTGGACTGCACGCGTGCCCGCACCGAGCTCGGCTGGCGCCCCGGCCACGACGGCCGCCTCACGCTCCTCGCCACCCGTCGCGCCGTGCGGACCGCGACGCCGCGTTCCGCCGGTTACCAAAAGGTTCCTTGA
- a CDS encoding GAF and ANTAR domain-containing protein, with the protein MPNIDSERLTDSLRSLGGSAGTDVATAVGETVDAVVGLFRVSGSGLMIADEEHTLHYVAASNAASQAMEEIQSKTGEGPCVSAFVDNQVIRAADMRTDPRFPGVREDFLHHDVVSVLGVPVRLDRTPVGTLDVFFTGPHEWDDSEVAALSRYADVIGATLAAALAAQRAGDLAGQLQYALDYRIVIERAIGYLMAQRRLGPAAAFELLRRTARGRRRKVAEVARFLLDTGALPSPRV; encoded by the coding sequence GTGCCGAACATAGACTCCGAACGACTCACTGACAGCCTGCGCAGCCTCGGCGGGAGTGCCGGCACCGACGTCGCCACCGCGGTCGGCGAGACCGTCGACGCGGTCGTGGGCCTGTTCCGGGTGTCCGGCAGCGGTCTGATGATCGCCGACGAGGAGCACACGCTGCACTACGTCGCGGCCAGCAACGCGGCCAGCCAGGCGATGGAGGAGATCCAGAGCAAGACCGGCGAGGGGCCGTGCGTGTCCGCGTTCGTGGACAACCAGGTGATCCGGGCGGCCGACATGCGGACGGATCCGCGCTTTCCCGGCGTCCGCGAGGACTTCCTGCACCACGACGTCGTCTCGGTGCTCGGCGTCCCGGTCCGGCTGGACCGCACGCCGGTCGGCACGCTGGACGTGTTCTTCACCGGCCCGCACGAGTGGGACGACTCGGAGGTCGCGGCGCTGTCCCGCTACGCGGACGTCATCGGTGCCACGCTGGCCGCCGCGCTCGCCGCGCAGCGGGCCGGTGACCTGGCCGGGCAGCTGCAGTACGCGCTCGACTACCGGATCGTGATCGAGCGTGCGATCGGGTACCTGATGGCGCAGCGCCGCCTCGGCCCGGCTGCCGCGTTCGAACTGCTGCGCCGGACCGCCCGGGGCCGCCGCCGCAAGGTCGCCGAGGTCGCCCGCTTCCTGCTCGACACCGGCGCGCTGCCGTCGCCACGGGTGTAG
- a CDS encoding STAS domain-containing protein, whose translation MPADTRTPVTAAQVSALVRRLPAQERRLLALRCRADLTEAEIAGRLHVPPAYVSRALARTFGSLRRGVLAAPAPARPDAARPGITSRVLRSGEVRVRVTGEIDRDNAPELRHRLLDALGGNPPAMTLDLAGVPLLDAAGARALRDVLAAARTRGVRISVARVQPAARTVLDVCGVG comes from the coding sequence ATGCCCGCGGACACCCGTACCCCCGTCACCGCCGCCCAGGTCTCCGCGCTGGTCCGGCGGCTGCCGGCGCAGGAGCGGCGGCTGCTCGCGCTGCGCTGCCGGGCGGACCTGACCGAGGCGGAGATCGCCGGACGGCTGCACGTCCCCCCGGCGTACGTGTCCCGCGCGCTCGCCCGGACGTTCGGCTCGCTGCGCCGGGGCGTGCTGGCCGCGCCCGCACCGGCCCGGCCGGACGCCGCCCGGCCCGGGATCACCTCCCGGGTGCTCCGCTCCGGCGAGGTGCGCGTGCGGGTGACCGGCGAGATCGACCGCGACAACGCACCGGAACTGCGGCACCGGCTGCTCGACGCGCTCGGCGGGAACCCGCCGGCGATGACGCTGGACCTGGCCGGCGTGCCGCTGCTGGACGCGGCCGGCGCCCGGGCGCTTCGGGACGTCCTCGCGGCGGCCCGGACGCGGGGCGTCCGGATCAGCGTCGCGCGGGTCCAGCCGGCCGCGCGGACCGTCCTCGACGTCTGCGGGGTGGGCTGA
- a CDS encoding antitoxin: MSDFLKKADDFADKHDEQVDQGLEKAGDAVDQRTGGKHADQIDRGVDEAQKRTGAGDTNG; this comes from the coding sequence ATGAGCGACTTCCTGAAGAAGGCGGACGACTTCGCCGACAAGCACGACGAGCAGGTCGACCAGGGTCTGGAGAAGGCCGGTGACGCGGTCGACCAGCGCACCGGCGGCAAGCACGCCGACCAGATCGACCGCGGCGTCGACGAGGCGCAGAAGCGCACCGGCGCCGGCGACACGAACGGGTAG
- a CDS encoding glycosyltransferase family 2 protein: MEDSRIGVVVVTHQRRPEVLDAVARLVSLPERPAVVVVDNGSTDGTAESLRARFPQVAVLALRENRGAAGRNAGVARLHTPYVAFCDDDTWWEPGSLRAAADALDACPGVAVVNARIVVEPGGHDDPIVAELRDSPVPGPDWLPGPALGSFLAGASVVRRDAFLAAGGFSPRLWLGGEEELLATDLITAGWEICYLDHLVVHHHASVVRDSVLRRRVGLRNTLWFTWLRRPVLPALRRTAFLAGTVPRDSVSALACWDAVRGLPWVLARRRTRPHHVEARLAPLDAAQRASTARRYV, translated from the coding sequence ATGGAGGATTCCCGCATCGGCGTCGTGGTGGTCACCCATCAGCGGCGGCCCGAAGTGCTGGACGCGGTCGCGCGTCTGGTGAGCCTGCCGGAACGGCCCGCGGTCGTGGTGGTCGACAACGGCTCGACCGACGGTACGGCGGAGTCGCTCCGGGCGCGATTCCCGCAGGTCGCGGTGCTCGCGCTCCGGGAGAACCGGGGTGCCGCCGGCCGCAACGCCGGCGTGGCCCGGCTGCACACGCCGTACGTGGCGTTCTGCGACGACGACACCTGGTGGGAGCCGGGCAGCCTGCGCGCCGCCGCGGACGCGCTGGACGCCTGTCCGGGCGTCGCGGTGGTCAACGCGCGGATCGTCGTCGAGCCGGGCGGGCACGACGACCCGATCGTAGCCGAGCTGCGCGACTCGCCGGTGCCCGGCCCGGACTGGCTGCCCGGGCCCGCGCTCGGCAGCTTCCTGGCCGGCGCGTCCGTGGTCCGCCGGGACGCGTTCCTGGCCGCCGGTGGGTTCAGCCCGCGGCTGTGGCTCGGCGGCGAGGAGGAGCTGCTGGCCACCGACCTGATCACCGCGGGCTGGGAGATCTGCTACCTGGACCACCTGGTGGTGCACCACCACGCGTCGGTGGTGCGCGACTCGGTCCTGCGGCGCCGGGTCGGCCTGCGCAACACGCTGTGGTTCACCTGGCTGCGCCGGCCGGTGCTGCCCGCGCTGCGCCGCACCGCGTTCCTGGCCGGCACCGTGCCGCGCGACAGCGTCTCCGCGCTGGCCTGCTGGGACGCGGTGCGCGGCCTGCCCTGGGTGCTGGCCCGCCGGCGCACCCGCCCGCACCACGTGGAGGCCCGGCTGGCCCCGCTGGACGCCGCCCAGCGCGCGTCCACCGCCCGGCGCTACGTGTGA
- a CDS encoding AraC family transcriptional regulator — translation MGCPRAAKPARRRSPGPAAVAAVARRWGLTDAAHYSKAFRAAYGLSPREWRAVRRAV, via the coding sequence GTGGGATGTCCGCGCGCGGCGAAACCGGCGCGGCGGCGATCACCCGGCCCGGCAGCGGTCGCGGCGGTCGCCCGGCGCTGGGGGCTCACGGACGCGGCGCACTACAGCAAGGCGTTCCGGGCCGCGTACGGGCTGAGCCCGCGGGAGTGGCGGGCCGTGCGCCGGGCGGTCTGA